The genomic window GTGTCTGAGGATCTCCCTCAGCTATCAGCTCTACAGGGGGAGGTGTGGAGGGGATCTCCCCTCCACGGAAACCTCTTTTTTCCTGCCTGCACCTGCCTTTCTCGGCCCTTTCCGAAGGGCCCAAGGGCCCAGGCCGAGGCCAGGCAGGTTAAAGGCAAAAGCAATGGCATTTCTCAGACACACTCTAAGAGATGTTCCTAAACACCTGGCCGGTGGGTTTCTAGATACGCTCTCGGCGTGATCGGAGGTGGGGGATGTCGGAGAGGATTCAGCCTCATGCGGTGTTGGAGCGGATCGACGCGATCATCGCCGTGTTGCGTGCGCGCTGGAACGAGCTGACACCTGAGGAGCAGGAACAGGTGGAGGCGCTATACGCCGAGATGCGTGAGGCGTACGCAAATGCTCAGTGGGATTATCAGCAAGGCGCTGCGCTGGTCGCCTTTGTGCGGGCGCTGGATGCCATCCCGGGGGTGCGCGCCCTGGTCGGCCATCTGATCGATGAGACCAAGGGGGCGGAGGCGCGCGGCGGTGAGGGCGATCCTGAGCTGCTGTGGCGGCTGCCGCCCAGGTTGGGAGAGGATTACGCCGAGATGGTAGGCCCACCTCCCATAACCGTCCCGCCGCCGGAGGAGGGCTTTGTCCCTCGCGATTCGATGACGCGGGAGGATGAGGAGATGGCGGAGGAGACGGCCGTCGAGGCACCGGAGCAGTTGGTTCGCTACCCCAACCTCGATTGCCCAGACCAGGTCATCCTCGATCAGCGGTTCAGCCTGTTCGTGCAGCTCCTGTTGGAGGCGCCCGAGCCGGAGGCGGAGGCCATCATCGTAGAGGATACGGGCGAGCCGGGCCAGCTGCCCGAGGTAGAGATCGTGTTGCGCGTCCGTGGCTTCGATATCGAGGGGAGCAATACGCAGGTCCTGCCGGTGGAGCGGGATGACGACTCCGAGGCGCGCTTCGTGTTGATCCCCCGTCGCCTGGGGGAGCATCAGATCCGGGTGGACTTCTATCAGTATGGCCGGCGAATCGGCACGGTGCGTCGAAACGTGCTCGTCGTGGAGCAGCCGGTGGATGCGGAGGTGGCCCAGCCCGAAGAGCCCATGATGATCGAGCTACGAACGGCGCCCACGGTGCCGCCGCCGGACCTGGAGCTGTGCGTGGAGCTGGATCGGCACGACGGCCGCACGCTCTATTTCGAGCTGCATTCCACCAAGGAATCGGTGGACTACAATCATGCCAAGTTCGGACAGGTGACGTTGCAAGGCTCGCCGCTGGAGAAGATGCAGGCTGTGTATCAGGAGATGAGCCAGATGGCGGGCGCGACTCCCCCCACGTCCGAGGCGAGGGCGTATGCGGAGCGCCGACTGGCCGCCATCGGAAACAGCCTCTGGGATGAGTTGATCCCCGATGAGCTGAAACGGGAGTATTGGCGCTTCAAACCTCACGTACAGTCGATCTTGATCACGTCTGACGAGCCGTGGATTCCCTGGGAGATCATGAAGCCCTACCGTTATGACGACGAAGGGGAGCGGGAGGACGATCCCTTCTGGTGCCAGCAGTTTGCCATCTCTCGCTGGCTGTCCGGGCCGGGGACGGCCGATCTTCTGCCGACGGGGGCGGCGCGACCCGTAGCACCCGCTCGGGTGAACCTGCCCTCCGTGCAAGAGGAGGTTGCCTTCATCTCCCAGCTCGATCAGTTGCGGTCTGACGTCGTGCCGTTAGCTCCCTTCGGCGATCGGTTGCGGGTGCTGGACTGGCTGGAGAACGGCGAGTTCTCCGTGTTGCACTTCGCCTGTCACGGGCAGTTCGACGCCACCCTGCCCGATGATTCGGCCATCAGCCTGTCGGATGGCCCCCTGCGCCCCTCCGATATCCGGGCGCGCTTCGGCGGGCGGCGGCCGCGGCCGCTGATCTTCATCAACGCGTGCCACGGGGCGCGCACGGGCTTCAGCTTCACCGGCCTAGGCGGCTGGGCCGATCGGCTGGTGAAGGACGCCCGGGTGGGCGCCTTCGTGGGGGCTATGTGGGAGGTGAATGACGCCCTGGCACTGCAATTCGCCCGTCGGTTCTATCGAGAGCTCCTCCAGGAGGAGAGGACGATCGCCGATGCCTTTCGGCGGGCGCGAGAGGAGGTCCGCCAGGCGGCGCCGTACAACTCCACCTGGCTGGCGTATGTATTGTATGCCGACCCGGAGGGGCGTGTGGGGGCGGGCTAACGAGCTCCGGGGGTACATCCGTTTCGGGGCGCCTGCGGGCGGGGAAGTTTCCGATCTCCCCGCCCGTTTACGCGTGTGGGTACTCCACGAGAGGCTCGGAGAAGCGTGTCTGGAAATTTACCGGTGAGCCCTCTTCTCCCGGGCCCGGGAGAAGGGGGGCTGGGGGATGAGGGCCGTTTTCTGTTGGTTGGCGACCAGGGAAATGACTTGCGTCGGGCAACACGCGGGGACGTTCCCACCACCCTGGTTTCCATCACTGGCTTTGAAAAAGCCCTGATGAGGAGGGGCTTCTTCTTGTCTTATGATAGGACTCGTGCCATACTTACGGCACAAGGATCACCAACGGGATAGCTCTTGGGAGGCGAATGTATGGCGAAGCGATTCCATCTCTTTGTGAGCGCAGGGCCGGACATGGAGGTGGAGCGTGAGATCATCGGCCGGGTGGTGGCGGAGTTGCCGGTGAATCTGGGATGGGAGATCCGGCGCACGCCGCTTCCGGGGGAGCCTCATCCGGCCGATCTGGAGGCGGTTGCGCATAGCGACCTGTTCCTGCTGGTGCTGGGGCACGATATCTCGGCACCCGTAGGCGTGGAGTGGGAGGCGGCTCGGCGATCCGGGCGGCGCATCGTGTCGTTGTTGCGTCGGGGGCCTCATACGCCTGCCGCCAACATCTTTCTGCGGGAGACGCGGGAGGAGTGGCAGCGCTTCGAGTCGGCCGCGGAGCTGGAGAAGCTCGTGCGGCGGGCGCTGGTGGATCTATTGTTGGAGCGGGCTGTGGATTTCCGGTTGACCCCGGAGGAGTGGGAGGCACTGGAACAGCTACGCGAATCCGAGGAGGGGGAGGAGGAATCGTCGCAGCCACCGGAGCCGGCGGGCGCTGGCGGGGGCGGCGTGATCCTGGGGCCGGACGACGCCGTTCGAGGCGGCGTGGTGATTGGGGAAGGCGATGCGTGACACCGGTTAGTTCGTGTAGCGATTAGGCTATCTCCCGCCGGATCGGAGGATGCCGGCTGGAGAGGGGCAACGCGAGAGGCCCAACGGGATGTCCATCCATTCGTGGGGAGGAGAAGATGGCCGTGTATCTCAACTACATCGGTGGTGAGTGGCGCCCATCACGAGATGGGGCGACCTTTGAGGATCGTAATCCGGCCAACCCGGAGGAGGTGGTGGGCTCGTTCCCCCTTTCGACACGGGAGGACGTGGTTGACGCGTTGCGGGCGGCGAAGGAGGCTCAGCCCGGGTGGGCAGCCACGTTGCCGGCTCAGCGCGGGGAGATCCTGCTGCGCGCCGGAAGGATCATCGAGTCCCGACTGGAGGAGTTGGCGCGCATCCTCACCCGTGAGGAGGGCAAGACGCTGCGCGAGGCCACGGGCGAGGTGAAGCGGGCTGCCGATATCTTCAAGTTCTTCGCCGGAGAGGGACGCCGCCTGGCCGGCGAGGTGTTTCCATCGGATCGGACCGGCAGCTTCACCATGACCCGACGGGAGCCGCTGGGTGTGGTGGCGCTCATCACGCCTTGGAACTTTCCCGTCGCCATCCCAGCCTGGAAGATGGCGCCGGCGCTCATCGCCGGGAACGCGGTGGTGTTCAAGCCCGCCTCGCTCAGCCCGCTCATCGGCCTGGAGATCGTGCGGGCGCTGGAGGAGGCGGGGCTTCCGGGTGGTGTGGTCAATCTCGTCACCGGCTCCGGCGGCGTCGTGGGTGATGAGCTGGTCACCAACGAGATGGTGGATGCCATCTCGTTCACCGGCTCCTATGAGGTAGGGTACGACATCTACCAGCGTGCGGCCCCGCGCATGGTGCGCGTCCAGCTGGAGATGGGGGGAAAGAACCCGCTGATCGTGCTGGCGGACGCGGACCTGGACCTGGCCGTGCAGCTCGCCGTCATCGGCGGCTACGGGGTCACCGGACAGGCTTGCACGGCCACCAGCCGGGTGATCGTGGAGGAGCCCATCGCGGAGGAATTCACCCGGCGGCTGAAGGAGCGAGCGGAGAGCCTGAAGGTGGGGGACGGGCTGGACCCGGACACGGAGATGGGCCCGGCGGTCAGCGAGGATCAGCTCAAGACCGATCTGGAATATATCGAGATCGGGAAACGGGAGGGTGCTCGGCTCATCGCCGGGGGTGGTGCCATCGAGGGCAAGAAGGGATATTTCGTCCAGCCGACGCTGTTCGCCGATGTGCGGCCGGACATGCGTATCGCCCAGGAGGAGATCTTTGGCCCTGTCATCGGCATCATGACGGCGAGGGACTTCGACGAGGCGATGGCGATAGCCAATCAGGTGCAGTACGGCCTGGTGGCGTCCATCTGTACGAACGACATGAAGCGGGCCTTCCAGTTCGCCGAGCGGATCGAGGCGGGTGTGGTGAAGATCAACCAGCCGACTACGGGCCTGGAGCTGCACGTGCCCTTCGGCGGGTTTAAGCATTCCAGCTCGGGCACGTTCAAGGAGCAGGGGCGGATCGCTCTGGACTTTTACACACGGCTGAAGACGGTGTACGTGAGCTATGCTCCGTAGGCGGTGGGGGCCTCCTCCGAGCAACGGCAGCTCCCGTGCTGTCGCAGGCCGAGCGTGGAAGCTCGGCCTGCTGGGGATGAATGCCGAGGCGTGAATCAACCACGAGCAGCGGCGGCTCCCACGCTGCCGCAGGCCGAATGTGGGAGCCCGGCCCGCCGTGAAATCTCGGTGAATTTTCAGGCACGCTCCGAGAGGAATTGTTCGAGGATGCGCGTGTAGGCCTCGGGCTCGTTGAGATACGGGAAGTGCCCCGCTCCGTGTAGTGTGTGCACCGACGCGGAAGGGTAGGTGGCTTTCAGTTGCTCGCGAAGGGGCTCTCCCACCAGCGGGTCGTTGTCAGCCTCGATGATCAGAATCGGGGTCTCCAGCGCCTCCGGGGCGGGAGGCGTAAAGGGCTGGATCACGCAACGGTAGCGGGAGACGAACTGGGCTTTGCTCATCTTCCCATGGGCTTGCTCCAGCAGGAAAGCGGCCACCAGCTCGGAATGGCCCGAGGCTGGGTAGATGTTCTGTGCGATGTTCCGCCGCAGCATCCGCATGATCACCCACTCGGGCAGGTAGGGCAGAAACCTGCCGATCCCTCTTGTGCTCTGGGCGATTTGCTCGCTGGGGGGGAAGGTGTTGGCGAAGACGGCCCGTTCGATGATTTGAGGGTGATGGGCGACCAGGTATTGAGCCAGGTAGCCGCCCAGCGAGCTACCCACGACGTTGACTCTGGCGATCCCCTCCTGCTCCAGGATGGCCAGAAGCCCCCGCTCCAGGCCGTGCAGATGGTCCACGGGTGGGTACGTCACGGCCACCTGGCGCCAGCGTGGGGCCAGGGCCAGCATCTGCTGCCACCAGATGTCATAAGCCCCCGCCATGCCGTGCAGGTATAGGATCGTTCTCTCTCCCTCTCCCAGGACCACGTATTCCCAGATCTGCCCATCCACCTCCAGCGTCCGGGGTGGGTGATCTCGCCGGAATGTCTGTAAGGAACATCGGGTGGCCTCGTCCACCCGGGCGTAGAGTTGCTCGAAGGAGGGGCGTGGACGGAAGGAAAGCTTACGTTTCATTCGCTCCACCTCGATTCAGTAATACCCTACTTCGCCCTCGTAGCGGAACATCTCCATGACGGCGGCGGGGTTCATGCCGTCGAAGATGCTGTTGCAACTGGCGATCATGTAGCCCCCACCGGGCGCTCCCTGCTCGATGCAGCGATCGACCTCCTTGCGGACCGCCTCCAGGTCGGAGTCGCACAGCACGCGCACATCCACGTTCCCGATCAGAACGAGGTCCTGGCCGAACTCCCGTTTGATCCTGGCCAGGTCCATGCCGGCCACCGGGTCCAGCCCGTGGAAGCCGACGAATCCCGCCTCTATGGCCATCGGCAGCAGGGGCTCCACGTTGCCGTCGCTGTGCCATATTACCGGCGCGTCCAGGGCCTCAACGATCCGCCGGTGGTAGGGCAGGATGAACGCACGCCACATGCGAGGGGAGATCATCGGGCCCTCGCTGTGGCCTGCATCATCTCCGAGGATGAGCACCTCTGCCCCCAAGCGGATCGCCTTCTGATACACGGTGATGCACCACTCGGTGCGTGCCTCCAGCAGCCGGTGTACGAACGCCGGATCCTCGACGAGGCGGAGGAAGAAGCGCTCGAATCCCATAGCCATGAATCCCGCCGTGAAGGGGCCGATGTGGGTACCGAAGATGAGACAGTGGTCCGGGTAGCGCTCTCGGACCTCCCGGATCGATTCCTCATCGAAGAGTTGTTCCACGTAGCTCAGGGGCGGGCTGTATCTCTCGAGATCGGCGATGGTGTCCACCACTCCGTCCACGAACGTG from Chloroflexota bacterium includes these protein-coding regions:
- a CDS encoding aldehyde dehydrogenase family protein, translated to MAVYLNYIGGEWRPSRDGATFEDRNPANPEEVVGSFPLSTREDVVDALRAAKEAQPGWAATLPAQRGEILLRAGRIIESRLEELARILTREEGKTLREATGEVKRAADIFKFFAGEGRRLAGEVFPSDRTGSFTMTRREPLGVVALITPWNFPVAIPAWKMAPALIAGNAVVFKPASLSPLIGLEIVRALEEAGLPGGVVNLVTGSGGVVGDELVTNEMVDAISFTGSYEVGYDIYQRAAPRMVRVQLEMGGKNPLIVLADADLDLAVQLAVIGGYGVTGQACTATSRVIVEEPIAEEFTRRLKERAESLKVGDGLDPDTEMGPAVSEDQLKTDLEYIEIGKREGARLIAGGGAIEGKKGYFVQPTLFADVRPDMRIAQEEIFGPVIGIMTARDFDEAMAIANQVQYGLVASICTNDMKRAFQFAERIEAGVVKINQPTTGLELHVPFGGFKHSSSGTFKEQGRIALDFYTRLKTVYVSYAP
- a CDS encoding CHAT domain-containing protein produces the protein MSERIQPHAVLERIDAIIAVLRARWNELTPEEQEQVEALYAEMREAYANAQWDYQQGAALVAFVRALDAIPGVRALVGHLIDETKGAEARGGEGDPELLWRLPPRLGEDYAEMVGPPPITVPPPEEGFVPRDSMTREDEEMAEETAVEAPEQLVRYPNLDCPDQVILDQRFSLFVQLLLEAPEPEAEAIIVEDTGEPGQLPEVEIVLRVRGFDIEGSNTQVLPVERDDDSEARFVLIPRRLGEHQIRVDFYQYGRRIGTVRRNVLVVEQPVDAEVAQPEEPMMIELRTAPTVPPPDLELCVELDRHDGRTLYFELHSTKESVDYNHAKFGQVTLQGSPLEKMQAVYQEMSQMAGATPPTSEARAYAERRLAAIGNSLWDELIPDELKREYWRFKPHVQSILITSDEPWIPWEIMKPYRYDDEGEREDDPFWCQQFAISRWLSGPGTADLLPTGAARPVAPARVNLPSVQEEVAFISQLDQLRSDVVPLAPFGDRLRVLDWLENGEFSVLHFACHGQFDATLPDDSAISLSDGPLRPSDIRARFGGRRPRPLIFINACHGARTGFSFTGLGGWADRLVKDARVGAFVGAMWEVNDALALQFARRFYRELLQEERTIADAFRRAREEVRQAAPYNSTWLAYVLYADPEGRVGAG
- a CDS encoding alpha/beta hydrolase, giving the protein MKRKLSFRPRPSFEQLYARVDEATRCSLQTFRRDHPPRTLEVDGQIWEYVVLGEGERTILYLHGMAGAYDIWWQQMLALAPRWRQVAVTYPPVDHLHGLERGLLAILEQEGIARVNVVGSSLGGYLAQYLVAHHPQIIERAVFANTFPPSEQIAQSTRGIGRFLPYLPEWVIMRMLRRNIAQNIYPASGHSELVAAFLLEQAHGKMSKAQFVSRYRCVIQPFTPPAPEALETPILIIEADNDPLVGEPLREQLKATYPSASVHTLHGAGHFPYLNEPEAYTRILEQFLSERA